One stretch of Akkermansia sp. RCC_12PD DNA includes these proteins:
- a CDS encoding restriction endonuclease subunit S has translation MGSEWQTFKLAEVYDFCSGLSKPRSEFGSGFPFLSFKDVFYNSAVPKQLTELVQSTEQERLRCSVERGDVFLTRTSETLDELAMSSVALEDVPDATFNGFTKRLRPKGKQIVPEFARYFFRSPKFRTEVNSMSTMSTRASLNNEMLERLTITFPEFPEQRAIAHILGTLDDKIECNRRMNETLEAMARALFKAWFVDFEPVRAKLDGRWQRGQSLPGLPAHLYDLFPDRLVDSELGRVPEGWNHSTIGAEVSVCGGSTPSTKEPDFWKGGHHHWATPKDLSSLKFPVLLDTDRMITDAGLAKISSGVLPIGTVLLSSRAPIGYLAITEVPTAINQGFIAMKCDAILSNVFVLLWCRENMDAIIGNANGSTFQEISKSNFRPIPVIVPSGPVLVSFEKLANSLYRQLVANERQTRTLAQLRDTLLPKLISGELRIKDVERILGGEL, from the coding sequence ATGGGGAGTGAGTGGCAAACATTTAAGTTAGCAGAGGTTTACGACTTTTGCTCAGGCTTATCAAAGCCACGGTCTGAGTTTGGCTCAGGATTTCCTTTTTTATCGTTTAAGGATGTTTTTTATAATTCAGCTGTACCAAAGCAGCTTACTGAGCTTGTTCAATCGACGGAACAGGAGCGGCTACGCTGTTCCGTCGAGCGAGGTGATGTTTTTCTGACTCGAACAAGTGAAACTTTGGATGAGCTAGCTATGAGTAGCGTCGCCCTTGAGGATGTTCCTGATGCGACATTCAATGGTTTTACTAAGAGGTTGCGACCTAAAGGAAAACAGATTGTGCCAGAATTTGCTCGTTACTTCTTTCGTAGCCCGAAATTTCGTACAGAGGTCAATTCAATGTCGACTATGTCCACGCGAGCAAGTCTTAACAATGAAATGTTAGAGCGTCTAACGATTACATTTCCTGAGTTTCCGGAACAACGCGCTATCGCCCATATCCTTGGAACGCTGGACGACAAGATCGAATGTAACCGCCGCATGAACGAAACGCTGGAAGCAATGGCTCGTGCTTTGTTCAAGGCCTGGTTTGTGGACTTTGAGCCGGTGCGCGCCAAGCTGGACGGCCGCTGGCAACGTGGCCAATCGCTGCCCGGCCTGCCCGCACACCTTTACGATCTATTCCCCGATCGCTTGGTCGACTCGGAGTTGGGGAGAGTTCCAGAGGGGTGGAATCATTCGACGATCGGTGCAGAAGTGTCTGTTTGTGGTGGTTCAACACCTAGCACAAAGGAACCTGATTTTTGGAAGGGGGGGCATCATCACTGGGCTACACCTAAAGACCTGTCTAGTTTGAAATTTCCGGTTTTGCTGGATACAGACCGAATGATTACGGATGCTGGCCTTGCAAAAATAAGCTCAGGAGTGCTCCCAATAGGAACAGTGTTGCTTTCTTCTCGCGCCCCAATTGGCTATTTAGCAATTACTGAAGTTCCAACGGCAATCAATCAAGGGTTTATTGCTATGAAATGCGATGCTATCCTGTCTAATGTTTTCGTGCTTCTATGGTGTCGCGAAAATATGGATGCGATTATTGGCAATGCGAACGGTTCGACATTCCAAGAAATCAGTAAAAGCAATTTCCGACCAATTCCTGTTATCGTTCCTTCTGGTCCTGTCCTAGTGAGTTTTGAAAAATTAGCAAATTCGCTTTACAGACAACTTGTAGCCAACGAACGCCAAACCCGCACTCTCGCCCAGCTCCGTGACACGTTATTGCCTAAGCTAATCTCCGGTGAGTTGCGCATCAAAGATGTCGAACGTATATTGGGAGGTGAATTATGA
- a CDS encoding ankyrin repeat domain-containing protein, with translation MNTKIYRIGRVAVLALIPTLLLSSCGKTDNPEANKRDSKGNTVLMKAVKEGNIDWVTELIKDGARVDAKGEDGDTALIWAVDSRHTECVKALIDAGADLNMEAKNGDTALILAANRGYTDCVKVLLKAGADVNGKNKKGEMPLTEAAYNGRTDSVKALLEAGANVDAQDKDGRTALMWATEDKYPDCVKTLLEAGADVNVKDKDGKTALMRATYNELTNSVKALLGAGANVNVKDNDGRTALMYAIGPYSGHDRGECMKELLAAGVNVNMEDKEGNTALMLATRYNCTKCEKLLREAGAKE, from the coding sequence ATGAATACAAAAATATATCGAATCGGTCGCGTTGCCGTTCTTGCGTTGATTCCCACCTTACTCCTTTCCTCATGTGGAAAAACCGATAATCCCGAAGCCAATAAAAGAGATTCGAAAGGAAATACGGTTCTCATGAAAGCTGTCAAAGAGGGGAATATCGATTGGGTAACGGAATTGATCAAGGACGGAGCGCGTGTAGATGCGAAGGGAGAAGATGGGGATACAGCTCTAATATGGGCTGTTGATAGTAGGCATACGGAATGCGTGAAAGCATTGATAGACGCTGGGGCAGACCTCAACATGGAGGCTAAGAATGGGGATACGGCGCTCATATTGGCTGCTAATAGAGGATATACAGATTGTGTAAAAGTATTGCTGAAAGCCGGGGCAGATGTAAACGGAAAGAATAAAAAAGGAGAAATGCCTCTCACGGAAGCTGCCTATAATGGACGTACAGACAGTGTGAAAGCATTGCTGGAAGCAGGAGCAAATGTGGATGCCCAGGATAAGGATGGGAGAACAGCTCTCATGTGGGCTACTGAGGATAAGTATCCGGACTGTGTGAAAACATTACTAGAAGCTGGTGCGGACGTAAACGTGAAGGATAAAGATGGAAAAACGGCTTTAATGAGGGCTACTTATAATGAGCTTACAAACAGTGTGAAAGCATTGCTGGGAGCGGGAGCAAACGTGAATGTTAAAGATAATGACGGGCGTACGGCTCTCATGTATGCGATTGGTCCTTATTCTGGCCATGACCGTGGAGAATGCATGAAAGAGTTGTTAGCGGCCGGGGTAAATGTGAATATGGAAGATAAGGAAGGGAACACGGCTCTCATGCTGGCTACCAGATATAACTGTACGAAATGCGAGAAATTGCTACGGGAAGCCGGGGCCAAAGAGTAG
- a CDS encoding GYF domain-containing protein has protein sequence MISYYLVRPGSTQEGPFSEDELKGLYHQRTIPPGSYVWTEGWDQWHPCEDAFEWFISSAKLPPLPPHPGSEGTASHSNTSSAHAEQHEKSFSPDEMKASTAKEYRSLSDWMQNHEILNQIHRWGLRALQVKGQTYGINHYTVCVIGLMLVIIILSVGAKKPAVPQYESNAWIQNSMGGGDNSDYQLQQMIRAANNFYENNAMEICKKCGGSGVVTPGSGRALWNRTESNQYRMPCPQCGGAGEVPRSRNSGRFNDGTYQGSGW, from the coding sequence ATGATTTCCTATTACCTTGTTCGACCGGGCAGCACACAGGAAGGACCTTTTTCTGAAGACGAGCTAAAAGGCCTTTATCATCAGCGGACTATTCCTCCCGGTTCTTACGTCTGGACAGAAGGATGGGATCAATGGCACCCCTGTGAAGACGCCTTTGAATGGTTTATTTCCAGCGCCAAGCTGCCGCCTCTTCCTCCACATCCCGGTTCAGAAGGTACGGCATCCCATTCGAACACATCGTCTGCTCATGCGGAACAACATGAGAAATCCTTTTCTCCAGATGAAATGAAGGCATCGACGGCAAAGGAATACAGGTCCTTGTCAGATTGGATGCAGAACCATGAAATTCTGAATCAGATCCATCGATGGGGATTGCGGGCATTACAGGTAAAAGGGCAAACGTACGGAATAAACCATTATACTGTCTGTGTTATTGGACTGATGCTGGTGATCATCATCCTTTCGGTTGGTGCGAAGAAGCCCGCTGTTCCCCAGTATGAATCAAATGCGTGGATACAGAACAGTATGGGTGGGGGCGACAATTCGGACTATCAGTTGCAACAAATGATTCGTGCGGCCAATAACTTTTACGAAAACAATGCCATGGAGATCTGCAAAAAATGCGGAGGAAGCGGAGTTGTAACGCCGGGCAGCGGAAGGGCTCTCTGGAATCGAACGGAATCAAATCAATACCGCATGCCTTGCCCGCAATGTGGCGGAGCTGGTGAAGTACCACGATCCCGGAATTCGGGACGTTTCAATGACGGCACTTATCAGGGAAGCGGCTGGTAA
- a CDS encoding GYF domain-containing protein: MNDYHITRPDGTQEGPFSEEELKKLYQDRKLPPNSLVWTPGWATWKACEDAFSWCAAPPSPPPTATPPPLPIALNNGQERKTSPFLQDAWLHMAIGAGLMVICVICINLWPKAKFLGPLMLIGAVFIFKSFGSFRKHSRAKGGETQAAPVRSVHAHGRHKSSIIAGLLAIFLWPVGAHKFYNGSWGWGIIYIVIIVAAFINPNPALGILWISEFILALIQGIWWLANPVYYHRKYNETSPFPMKW, from the coding sequence ATGAACGATTATCATATAACACGTCCCGATGGCACGCAGGAAGGACCGTTCTCGGAAGAAGAATTGAAGAAACTATATCAGGATAGGAAGCTTCCGCCGAATTCCTTGGTATGGACTCCCGGCTGGGCAACATGGAAAGCTTGCGAAGATGCGTTCTCCTGGTGTGCGGCCCCCCCTTCTCCCCCACCAACAGCAACGCCTCCTCCGTTGCCCATTGCACTAAACAATGGTCAGGAAAGGAAAACCTCTCCCTTCCTTCAGGATGCATGGTTACATATGGCAATAGGAGCCGGTTTAATGGTGATTTGCGTGATCTGCATCAACTTATGGCCCAAAGCGAAATTCTTGGGTCCTTTGATGTTAATAGGTGCGGTTTTTATATTCAAAAGCTTTGGATCGTTCCGGAAGCATTCCAGAGCGAAAGGAGGAGAAACACAGGCTGCACCCGTTCGGTCCGTCCATGCTCATGGGCGACATAAAAGCAGTATCATTGCAGGTTTGCTGGCTATTTTCCTGTGGCCCGTTGGCGCTCATAAATTCTACAATGGAAGCTGGGGATGGGGGATCATATATATTGTGATCATTGTTGCTGCATTCATTAATCCTAATCCGGCGCTTGGGATTTTATGGATTTCCGAATTCATCCTTGCTCTCATTCAAGGCATATGGTGGCTGGCAAACCCGGTTTACTATCATAGAAAGTATAACGAAACGTCTCCTTTTCCTATGAAGTGGTAA
- a CDS encoding restriction endonuclease: MSRLLDSVYLLLQKSVSPMRPKELAAALIQRGMWQSQGKTPDATVGARIYEDIKKHGNQSRFIKAAEGLFSLNPNVKVELPDPGEKAGKAVKRKQPEKSAGSYSFSDCAEKILLHFSGNAPMHYRDITSKALELGWLKTEGLTPEASMYAQILTEIQRREKQGKIPRFEKLGNGMVGLTIWKSTGLERHIDSFNDKQRKVLMERMMQLTPQDFEELITTLLSKMGFSEVSRTPYGGDGGVDVRGIMTVHDVIHIKLAVQAKRWKANVQSPVVQQLRGSLGTDERGLIVTTSNFSRGARNEARRTSSHTPIDLIDGDQLVSLLVEYNLGVRKNRYQLLELTPSFFSDEEEI, translated from the coding sequence ATGAGCCGCCTTCTTGATTCTGTTTATTTACTTCTGCAAAAATCTGTATCTCCCATGCGTCCTAAAGAACTTGCCGCTGCACTCATCCAACGGGGAATGTGGCAATCTCAAGGAAAGACTCCCGACGCTACAGTCGGAGCGCGTATCTATGAGGATATCAAAAAGCATGGAAATCAATCCCGGTTCATCAAGGCCGCAGAAGGGCTCTTTAGTCTTAATCCGAACGTGAAAGTCGAATTGCCGGACCCAGGGGAAAAGGCAGGAAAGGCGGTTAAAAGGAAGCAGCCAGAGAAGTCAGCAGGTTCCTATTCTTTTTCGGACTGTGCGGAAAAAATCCTTCTTCACTTTTCCGGGAATGCGCCCATGCACTACAGAGATATTACCAGCAAAGCCCTGGAGTTGGGGTGGCTCAAGACGGAAGGGCTGACTCCCGAGGCCAGCATGTACGCGCAAATCCTGACAGAAATCCAGCGAAGAGAAAAACAGGGGAAGATCCCCCGCTTCGAAAAGTTGGGCAATGGAATGGTTGGGTTGACCATCTGGAAATCAACCGGCTTGGAACGTCACATTGATTCGTTCAATGATAAACAAAGAAAAGTCCTGATGGAACGGATGATGCAATTAACCCCGCAGGATTTTGAGGAATTGATTACTACTCTGTTGAGTAAAATGGGATTTTCCGAAGTGAGCAGGACTCCCTATGGCGGAGACGGGGGCGTTGATGTGCGAGGCATTATGACGGTACATGATGTCATTCATATCAAGCTGGCCGTACAGGCCAAACGATGGAAAGCCAATGTGCAGTCTCCTGTCGTCCAGCAACTTCGCGGCAGCTTGGGGACGGACGAACGCGGCCTGATTGTGACGACTTCCAATTTTTCCAGAGGCGCCAGGAATGAAGCGAGGCGCACGTCCTCCCATACCCCCATCGATTTGATTGACGGCGACCAATTGGTTTCTCTTCTTGTGGAATACAATCTGGGAGTCAGAAAGAATCGTTACCAGCTTCTGGAACTGACTCCTTCCTTCTTCTCTGATGAGGAAGAAATATAG
- a CDS encoding class I SAM-dependent DNA methyltransferase: MAKAKFDSKKNEAQLGFEAELFKAADKLRGNMEPSDYKHVALGLIFLKYISDAFEAKHKSLLAEDILAAEDKDEYLAENIFWVPKEARWSHLRASAKLPAIGTLIDDAMRAIEKDNESLKGVLPKDYARPALNKVMLGELIDLISGIALQEESGRSKDILGRVYEYFLSQFAGAEGKRGGEFYTPRSVVRVLVEMLEPYSGRVYDPCCGSGGMFVQSEKFVQEHGGRIGDIAIYGQESNYTTWRLAKMNLAVRGIDSDIRWNNEGSFHKDELRDLKADFILANPPFNISDWGGERLREDVRWKFGVPPVGNANYAWLQHIVHHLAPFGTAGVVLANGSMSSNQSGEGDIRKAMLEADVLDCMVALPGQLFYSTQIPACLWFLARDKSNGKRRDRTLRDRRGEVLFIDARNMGVLVDRTRRELTDVEIGKIAETYHAWRGEKEADAYADVPGFCKSASLDDIRKHGYVLTPGRYVGAAAQEEDREPFEEKMLRLSTLWREQRAEATRLDAVIEDNLKELGYGE, from the coding sequence ATGGCAAAAGCAAAATTTGATAGCAAAAAAAATGAAGCACAGCTTGGTTTTGAAGCCGAGCTCTTTAAAGCGGCGGATAAACTGCGCGGCAACATGGAGCCAAGCGATTACAAGCATGTAGCCCTCGGGCTCATTTTCCTGAAGTACATATCTGATGCCTTCGAAGCCAAGCATAAATCCCTGCTAGCTGAAGATATCCTGGCTGCCGAAGATAAGGACGAATATCTTGCGGAAAACATATTCTGGGTGCCGAAGGAAGCCCGCTGGTCACACCTGCGAGCCAGCGCAAAACTTCCCGCCATTGGCACGCTCATTGACGATGCCATGCGAGCTATTGAAAAGGACAACGAGTCCCTTAAAGGCGTACTCCCCAAAGACTACGCCCGCCCCGCTTTGAACAAGGTAATGCTGGGGGAGCTGATTGATTTGATTTCCGGAATAGCGTTGCAAGAGGAAAGCGGTCGTTCCAAAGATATTCTGGGGCGCGTGTATGAATATTTTCTGAGCCAGTTTGCCGGGGCCGAAGGAAAGCGTGGCGGCGAGTTTTACACCCCGCGTTCCGTGGTGCGTGTGCTGGTCGAAATGCTCGAACCGTATTCAGGACGCGTCTACGATCCCTGCTGTGGCTCCGGCGGGATGTTCGTGCAGTCGGAGAAGTTCGTGCAGGAGCACGGCGGGCGCATCGGCGACATTGCCATTTATGGGCAAGAGTCCAACTACACGACCTGGCGACTGGCAAAGATGAATTTGGCCGTACGCGGCATTGACTCGGACATTCGCTGGAACAACGAAGGCAGCTTCCACAAGGACGAACTACGTGACCTTAAGGCGGACTTCATCCTGGCCAATCCCCCATTCAATATCTCTGACTGGGGCGGTGAACGCCTACGCGAAGACGTTCGTTGGAAATTTGGCGTGCCTCCCGTAGGTAACGCCAACTACGCCTGGCTTCAGCACATCGTGCACCATCTTGCGCCCTTTGGCACGGCAGGCGTTGTGCTCGCCAATGGCTCCATGAGCTCCAACCAGTCCGGAGAGGGAGACATCCGCAAAGCCATGCTTGAAGCTGACGTGCTGGACTGCATGGTGGCGTTGCCGGGGCAACTCTTTTACTCCACACAAATTCCTGCCTGCCTGTGGTTCCTGGCTCGCGACAAATCCAACGGCAAACGCCGCGACCGCACCTTGCGCGACAGGCGCGGCGAAGTGTTGTTTATCGATGCCCGCAACATGGGCGTATTAGTTGACCGCACCCGGCGTGAACTGACCGACGTCGAAATTGGAAAAATCGCTGAAACCTACCATGCCTGGCGAGGAGAAAAAGAAGCAGATGCATACGCCGATGTGCCGGGTTTTTGCAAATCAGCCTCACTAGACGATATCCGCAAGCATGGCTATGTGCTAACGCCGGGACGTTACGTGGGTGCGGCGGCACAAGAAGAAGACCGCGAGCCCTTCGAGGAAAAGATGCTGCGGCTCTCAACGCTATGGCGGGAGCAGCGGGCAGAGGCAACCCGGCTGGATGCGGTCATAGAGGATAATTTGAAGGAGCTTGGCTATGGGGAGTGA
- a CDS encoding integrase core domain-containing protein: MENLNASLGRELLDREIFDNMEHLQTRLEQWRREHNEERPHASCGNNPPSLYAGQN; encoded by the coding sequence GTGGAAAACCTCAACGCCAGCCTTGGTAGAGAACTGCTGGATCGTGAAATCTTTGACAACATGGAGCATTTGCAAACAAGACTGGAACAATGGCGACGGGAACACAACGAAGAGCGACCTCACGCCTCCTGTGGCAACAACCCTCCCAGCCTTTATGCTGGACAAAATTAA
- a CDS encoding abortive infection family protein, translating into MTQDWCPGIREACAHWRDAPMLQQTFEALELSLEENNDASIDCAKAIVEVICRVIIDELDSPLNPVKPKGACLDFGEWVASAVRVLKIGESQNTKFLKLVSQHYKLTTALGDLRNAAGPVSHGRDGFLNRLSVHHRRSAVLSADAIVTFLHQAYLEAELDLVRTREPYERFEHLHAHVDSHVSLGCEIDEEGSLIVRVMLPSTDIITLNIEASRLLYQLDREAYVEALNAARGAKPVDVEFEQEKGDE; encoded by the coding sequence ATGACTCAGGACTGGTGCCCTGGTATTCGCGAAGCTTGTGCGCATTGGCGTGATGCACCGATGTTACAGCAAACTTTTGAGGCTCTGGAGCTCTCTTTGGAGGAGAATAACGATGCCTCTATTGATTGTGCCAAGGCTATCGTTGAGGTGATTTGTCGAGTCATAATTGATGAATTAGATTCACCACTCAATCCTGTAAAACCCAAAGGTGCATGTTTAGACTTTGGCGAATGGGTGGCTTCAGCGGTACGCGTTTTAAAGATTGGCGAGAGCCAGAATACCAAATTCCTTAAGCTGGTTTCGCAGCACTACAAACTGACTACTGCTCTTGGTGATCTTCGCAATGCAGCTGGCCCAGTCAGTCATGGACGCGATGGCTTTCTGAATCGGTTGTCTGTGCACCACCGTCGCTCGGCTGTATTGTCCGCTGATGCTATCGTCACCTTTTTGCATCAGGCGTATTTGGAAGCTGAATTGGACTTAGTGCGGACTCGCGAACCCTACGAGCGCTTTGAACATTTGCATGCGCATGTTGATTCACATGTTTCATTGGGATGCGAGATTGACGAGGAAGGAAGTCTTATCGTAAGAGTAATGCTGCCTTCCACAGATATTATAACTTTAAACATTGAGGCAAGCCGCTTGCTTTACCAACTGGATCGTGAAGCCTATGTCGAAGCGTTGAATGCCGCACGTGGAGCGAAGCCTGTAGACGTGGAGTTTGAACAAGAGAAAGGAGACGAATAA
- a CDS encoding PD-(D/E)XK nuclease family protein — translation MIAPVTCPIRSSSLHPAIAVVKKFPPETPSPSAVRPNYLSPSSVKSYLSCSLRFFFERVAQIQKPTTVALHVGKSIHATLQSFNLARWRGEDSSETAMEEAFSAHFLELEKTEGPVDYADEETRKKIRSCAWNTVKAYMASDEVASQMPLGVEVGLSATIPGLSVPVRGVIDLVQHDLTAVDYKSAAAKPDAGHAAFDHELQLVTYQMMIEEATGDTPPSLDLIYLAKTKMPQVIRVKIHPANEQRKQRIADLYRIACEGITTERFHPQPGMQCSWCQYRKECSGWCRQ, via the coding sequence ATGATCGCCCCCGTAACCTGTCCCATACGTTCATCCTCCCTGCACCCGGCTATCGCAGTGGTGAAGAAGTTTCCTCCGGAGACTCCTTCTCCCTCTGCCGTACGCCCGAACTACCTGTCTCCCTCCTCGGTCAAATCGTACCTGTCGTGTTCCCTGCGCTTTTTCTTCGAGAGGGTGGCGCAGATACAGAAACCGACGACGGTCGCCCTGCATGTCGGCAAGTCCATCCATGCAACACTTCAGTCCTTCAACCTCGCCCGGTGGCGGGGAGAGGACAGCAGTGAGACGGCCATGGAAGAAGCCTTCTCCGCCCACTTTCTGGAGCTGGAGAAGACGGAAGGCCCGGTGGACTACGCCGACGAAGAAACGAGAAAGAAGATACGTTCCTGTGCATGGAACACCGTCAAGGCCTACATGGCCTCCGACGAGGTTGCTTCACAGATGCCCCTGGGAGTGGAAGTCGGCCTATCGGCTACCATCCCCGGCCTGTCGGTTCCCGTACGAGGCGTCATCGACCTCGTCCAGCACGACCTGACGGCAGTGGACTACAAATCCGCTGCCGCCAAACCTGATGCCGGGCACGCCGCCTTTGATCACGAGCTTCAACTGGTCACTTACCAGATGATGATCGAAGAAGCCACGGGAGACACGCCTCCGTCGCTGGATCTGATCTACCTGGCCAAGACGAAGATGCCCCAGGTGATCCGGGTCAAGATTCACCCAGCCAACGAACAGCGCAAGCAACGCATCGCCGACTTGTACAGGATTGCCTGTGAAGGCATCACTACTGAACGTTTCCATCCCCAGCCCGGGATGCAATGCTCCTGGTGCCAGTACAGGAAGGAATGTTCCGGGTGGTGCAGGCAGTAA